From the genome of Devriesea agamarum, one region includes:
- a CDS encoding S8 family serine peptidase: MLFRPKSHPRPMRTVAASLCSAALAAGLITSIGLPSASADNTSTLDSTSDQGPIKQADLGRHTVTQPEVPGRYLVQVDGSPTVHGGSEKAADSSKKSVETAAKKAGVDLTVEKKYSHAWNGMAVQMDEKDVAKLKGVPGVRAVFPVYQVDQPKPVAGTTPKDVHADAMTGVDIARNKLGLTGKGIKVGIVDSGVDYNNPDLGGSGVNNQKADFPNTRVKVGYDFVGDRYDSSGEHGSPTPVPDAYPDDCGGHGTHVAGIVGAKGKVTGVAPDVTFGAYRIFGCNGPSSTDIIMQAMDRAAADGMDVINMSLGASFMTWPSYPTAVAANDLVDSGVVVVVAEGNDGLYGGFSAGAPAVAHKVISVGSVDNTHYHTSYITGPGGRKIAYAVAGNAPKPPTSGKMTLVSAGPDASESGAPVLACSADKIPAPTAKGQTLLVKRGECGFHDKALAAQQKGYAGVVIYNNTEGTLNADVAGSVRINIPVIGITQADGLLLNKAIADAKAPVTATWEKDTIIEPNPTAGLVSAFSSYGLSADLELNPSVSAPGGSIWSTLPLELGGHGSMSGTSMATPHVAGAAALMLQANPKLTPEQIRTAMQNNATPLTWSRRPNQGMFEPVQRQGAGLLNVEHAVTSTTSISDPQISLGEGERGPVTKKLTITNRGKTERTYNLGAKFAVATGGPTANQEFLKAEARVKFSEQKVSVPAGSSKTVQVTITENFGRNGVIHGGWLTATSDKEEYVVPFAGISGDYQAVKVLTDGGIGLPALGFAGPNNKLALVQKGEKRTYSMKGADVPYSVIRLDYPVSEVWMDIYEAKSDGTKGKRVGPTNASAAYGKDLGRSKDQTVTGWDGVLRVPGSQRGTRVPSGNYIMQVKILKALGDPRNPAHYETWDSPVFTVKW; this comes from the coding sequence ATGTTGTTTAGACCCAAGAGCCATCCCCGCCCTATGCGCACCGTGGCCGCAAGCCTCTGTTCGGCAGCGCTGGCCGCTGGCCTCATCACCTCAATCGGGCTTCCGTCAGCCAGCGCGGACAACACCTCCACGCTCGATTCAACCTCCGATCAAGGACCCATCAAACAGGCTGATCTTGGCCGTCACACCGTGACCCAGCCCGAGGTACCCGGTCGCTATCTGGTCCAGGTGGACGGTTCACCCACCGTCCACGGTGGAAGTGAAAAAGCTGCCGACTCCAGTAAAAAGTCAGTCGAGACCGCTGCAAAGAAGGCTGGCGTCGACCTCACCGTGGAAAAGAAGTACAGCCATGCGTGGAACGGCATGGCTGTGCAGATGGATGAAAAAGACGTCGCCAAGCTTAAAGGTGTCCCCGGCGTACGCGCCGTTTTCCCGGTCTACCAAGTTGATCAACCCAAGCCAGTCGCTGGCACCACACCCAAAGATGTCCATGCTGATGCCATGACCGGTGTTGATATAGCCCGGAACAAGCTCGGTCTGACCGGTAAGGGCATCAAAGTAGGCATTGTGGACTCCGGGGTCGACTACAACAACCCTGATCTTGGTGGTTCAGGGGTTAATAACCAAAAAGCCGATTTCCCGAATACTCGGGTGAAGGTCGGCTACGACTTCGTTGGTGATAGGTACGACTCCAGCGGTGAACACGGGAGCCCCACTCCCGTCCCCGATGCCTACCCCGATGACTGCGGAGGTCACGGAACCCATGTCGCGGGGATTGTCGGAGCCAAGGGTAAAGTGACCGGGGTCGCACCCGATGTCACGTTCGGCGCCTACCGCATCTTTGGATGCAACGGACCCTCGTCGACTGACATCATCATGCAGGCGATGGACCGTGCAGCCGCCGATGGCATGGACGTCATCAACATGTCTCTGGGCGCGTCCTTCATGACCTGGCCGTCCTACCCGACCGCGGTTGCAGCCAATGATCTCGTGGACTCCGGCGTCGTTGTCGTGGTCGCCGAAGGCAATGACGGTCTCTACGGTGGTTTCTCCGCCGGTGCACCCGCCGTCGCACACAAGGTGATTTCTGTTGGTTCAGTGGATAACACCCATTACCACACTTCGTACATCACCGGCCCCGGCGGACGAAAGATCGCCTACGCCGTGGCTGGAAATGCTCCGAAGCCTCCGACCTCAGGGAAAATGACCCTGGTCAGCGCAGGCCCGGATGCGAGCGAGTCCGGTGCTCCGGTGCTCGCATGCTCCGCGGACAAGATCCCTGCCCCGACCGCTAAGGGCCAGACACTGCTGGTCAAGCGCGGTGAATGCGGATTCCACGACAAGGCGCTTGCCGCCCAGCAAAAGGGCTACGCCGGCGTGGTGATCTACAACAACACCGAGGGAACCCTCAACGCAGATGTCGCCGGTTCGGTCCGCATCAACATTCCCGTTATCGGAATCACCCAAGCCGATGGTCTCCTGCTCAACAAAGCCATTGCTGACGCTAAAGCGCCAGTGACCGCGACCTGGGAAAAGGACACCATTATCGAGCCAAATCCCACGGCCGGGCTCGTCTCAGCGTTCTCCTCGTACGGCCTGTCCGCCGACCTGGAACTGAACCCGAGCGTTTCAGCACCGGGTGGGAGCATCTGGTCTACTCTTCCTCTGGAGCTGGGCGGACACGGCTCCATGTCGGGTACCTCAATGGCAACCCCGCACGTCGCTGGTGCGGCCGCTTTGATGCTGCAGGCCAATCCGAAACTGACCCCGGAACAGATTCGTACGGCGATGCAGAACAATGCCACTCCGCTGACCTGGTCTCGCCGTCCCAATCAGGGAATGTTTGAGCCGGTTCAGCGCCAAGGTGCTGGTCTGCTAAACGTTGAACACGCGGTCACCTCGACCACGTCCATCTCTGATCCGCAGATCTCTCTCGGTGAGGGAGAGCGGGGACCGGTCACTAAGAAGCTGACGATCACCAACCGCGGCAAGACCGAGCGCACCTATAATCTCGGCGCGAAGTTCGCGGTGGCCACCGGCGGTCCTACCGCTAACCAAGAATTCCTCAAAGCTGAAGCCCGAGTGAAGTTCTCTGAGCAGAAGGTGAGCGTGCCAGCCGGTTCCAGCAAGACGGTCCAGGTCACCATCACCGAGAACTTCGGTCGTAACGGCGTTATCCACGGTGGCTGGCTCACCGCCACCTCCGATAAAGAGGAATACGTGGTTCCGTTCGCGGGTATATCCGGCGACTACCAGGCCGTGAAGGTTCTCACTGACGGAGGCATCGGCCTCCCGGCTCTTGGCTTCGCCGGCCCTAACAACAAGCTTGCCCTCGTCCAGAAGGGTGAGAAGCGCACCTATTCGATGAAGGGTGCGGATGTTCCGTACAGCGTGATCCGTCTCGACTACCCAGTCTCTGAAGTTTGGATGGACATCTACGAGGCTAAGAGCGACGGCACCAAGGGTAAGCGGGTTGGCCCCACCAATGCATCCGCTGCCTACGGCAAGGATCTCGGCCGCAGCAAGGACCAGACCGTCACCGGATGGGATGGCGTGCTCCGCGTTCCTGGCAGCCAGCGTGGCACCCGCGTGCCGTCCGGCAACTACATCATGCAGGTGAAGATTCTCAAAGCACTTGGCGATCCCCGCAACCCTGCCCACTACGAGACCTGGGATTCCCCGGTCTTCACGGTGAAGTGGTGA
- a CDS encoding undecaprenyl-diphosphate phosphatase encodes MSLFDAIILGLVQGLTEFLPISSSAHLRIVGEFLMPGQDPGAAFTAIIQLGTETAVLLYFWKDISRIIVKWCKALARKVPQSDPDVRMGWLVIIGSIPIGVLGLLFEKQIDHALRNLYITATMLIVFGVILAYADVNARQTRDLKQLTVKHGILFGLAQALALIPGVSRSGGTITAGLLMGYTRQAAARYAFLLAVPAVFASGLYKAAKELPALLTSSGQAEAAAAGHPGLLAIVVATLISFGVGYAVIVWFMRLVENRSYAIFVVYRIAAGLVLFGLLLGGVISPLAGA; translated from the coding sequence GTGTCACTTTTTGACGCCATCATCCTTGGCCTTGTCCAGGGGCTGACGGAATTCCTTCCGATCTCCTCTAGCGCTCATCTGCGCATTGTCGGTGAGTTCTTGATGCCCGGACAAGATCCCGGCGCCGCCTTCACCGCGATTATCCAGCTCGGCACGGAAACAGCGGTCCTTTTATATTTCTGGAAGGACATCTCCCGGATCATTGTGAAGTGGTGTAAGGCTCTCGCTCGCAAGGTGCCACAGTCAGATCCGGATGTCCGGATGGGCTGGTTGGTGATTATCGGTTCCATTCCGATCGGGGTGCTCGGTTTGCTCTTTGAAAAGCAGATCGACCACGCGCTGCGGAACCTTTACATCACGGCCACGATGCTCATCGTTTTCGGTGTGATCCTCGCGTATGCGGACGTTAATGCACGCCAGACGAGGGATCTGAAGCAGCTCACAGTGAAGCACGGCATTTTGTTCGGCCTCGCCCAGGCGCTTGCCCTGATTCCCGGGGTTTCGCGGTCTGGCGGCACCATTACGGCGGGTCTGCTGATGGGATACACGCGGCAGGCTGCGGCACGGTACGCATTTTTGCTAGCTGTTCCGGCTGTTTTCGCCTCTGGCCTGTACAAAGCAGCTAAGGAACTCCCAGCCTTGCTGACCTCTAGCGGTCAAGCCGAAGCTGCCGCAGCGGGGCACCCGGGGCTGCTGGCCATTGTGGTGGCTACGCTGATTTCCTTCGGGGTCGGGTACGCGGTGATCGTATGGTTCATGCGTCTGGTCGAGAACCGGTCATACGCAATCTTTGTCGTCTACCGCATCGCCGCAGGCCTGGTTTTGTTCGGCCTGCTCTTGGGTGGGGTTATCAGCCCGCTGGCAGGCGCCTAA
- the ruvX gene encoding Holliday junction resolvase RuvX: protein MTGGEAADPTAWDAHTATSRTRHIRLGVDVGDVRVGFARSDPDGLLATPVETLARAEAPAQIAACAAEESVRVIMVGLPRRLDGGLGPAAQKVQVFCEELTRELTQHGLHTEIRLVDERFTTTSAHQALHRSGRKGRRHREVVDQVAAVMILQQALDQERSTGTSPGEIFVAAGESGGATR from the coding sequence ATGACCGGCGGCGAGGCAGCGGATCCCACCGCTTGGGATGCTCACACCGCAACGTCGAGAACGCGCCATATCCGGCTCGGGGTCGATGTGGGTGATGTCCGGGTGGGTTTTGCCCGCAGCGATCCAGACGGCCTGCTCGCCACACCGGTGGAGACGCTTGCTCGGGCTGAGGCACCGGCCCAGATCGCAGCGTGCGCTGCGGAGGAGAGCGTCCGTGTCATCATGGTCGGACTACCGCGCCGACTGGACGGGGGGCTCGGCCCTGCTGCGCAGAAAGTGCAGGTTTTTTGCGAGGAACTGACGCGCGAGTTGACTCAGCACGGTCTGCACACGGAGATCCGGCTGGTTGATGAGCGCTTCACCACCACCTCGGCTCATCAGGCGTTGCACCGGTCCGGTCGAAAGGGCCGGAGGCATCGAGAGGTGGTCGACCAGGTTGCCGCAGTCATGATTCTTCAACAGGCCCTCGACCAGGAACGGTCGACGGGAACCTCACCGGGCGAAATATTTGTCGCTGCCGGTGAATCCGGAGGTGCGACACGATGA
- a CDS encoding S1 family peptidase: MVASMRRLGIALASLLLAAVGFPAAAQAVYHGEPVTLASESSWVATVKSDRGAVCTGSLVNSRWVLTAAHCLGGKISVKFGAKSDEQPRQVVREVQFGRGDAAMLELSAPVTDRSPIPLATEAPKEGQKGTVLGVGGTPTLSKGEVGVIGFYTSHNTAMFVTQSYNGAGPQQGDSGGPTISGGKLIGVTSSIGARAEDGTIQANHVQVSALVPWINGLIK; this comes from the coding sequence ATGGTCGCATCTATGCGCCGCCTCGGTATTGCTCTCGCGTCACTGCTGTTAGCAGCGGTCGGTTTTCCGGCAGCAGCTCAGGCGGTCTATCACGGTGAGCCCGTCACGCTGGCATCGGAGAGTTCCTGGGTTGCCACGGTGAAGTCCGACAGGGGCGCCGTATGTACGGGGTCGCTGGTGAACTCTCGCTGGGTGCTGACGGCAGCGCACTGCCTGGGTGGCAAGATCTCGGTAAAGTTTGGCGCCAAAAGCGATGAACAGCCCCGTCAAGTGGTTCGCGAAGTGCAGTTCGGGCGAGGCGACGCGGCGATGCTTGAACTCAGCGCACCTGTGACTGACCGCTCCCCCATCCCCCTCGCCACTGAAGCCCCGAAGGAAGGACAGAAAGGCACCGTTCTTGGAGTGGGCGGTACTCCGACCCTGTCGAAAGGGGAAGTCGGTGTGATCGGCTTCTATACCTCCCATAACACAGCTATGTTTGTCACCCAGTCGTACAACGGCGCTGGACCGCAACAGGGTGACTCCGGCGGTCCGACGATTTCTGGTGGAAAGCTGATCGGTGTGACCTCATCTATCGGTGCACGCGCCGAGGACGGAACCATTCAAGCCAATCACGTGCAGGTTTCGGCCCTCGTCCCGTGGATCAACGGCCTCATCAAGTAA
- the mshC gene encoding cysteine--1-D-myo-inosityl 2-amino-2-deoxy-alpha-D-glucopyranoside ligase translates to MKSWHAPEIPTLPRSTSSSSDQQRARVNLYDARRRGIYEITPLKEGVVRLYTCGITPYDSTHMGHAATYQAADLLHRVLLDAGWAVQSAQNVTDVDDPLLERAEQTGVDWRELAADQSELFATDMEALRIIPPATYLGVEESIDSIIEAVTALVHSGRAYRVPTDDAVGDDLYLDLAQDGQLGAICGWSEEEMMSVFAERGGDPDRSGKRQRFDPLLWRAARDGEPSWDAPVLGAGRPGWHIECVCISRTGLGIPFDIQLGGRDLIFPHHDMSHAHAIALGDRDFATTYAHVGMIGLDGHKMSKSRGNLVFVSQLRSEGVDPAAIRLALLSHHYREDWEWTDETLNRALSRTAAIRHALALTNGHCGPREAQAIKDIRAALRHDLDSPAALRVLDTWAAQVSEHSASLTRRADETTRPERAVGDTGCDMARALDALMGLSL, encoded by the coding sequence GTGAAAAGCTGGCATGCCCCCGAGATCCCGACTCTGCCCCGTTCCACGTCATCCTCGTCCGATCAGCAGCGCGCACGCGTAAATCTCTACGATGCGCGCAGGCGTGGCATTTATGAGATCACACCGTTGAAGGAGGGTGTGGTCCGGCTTTACACCTGCGGTATCACACCCTATGACTCCACCCATATGGGCCACGCAGCAACCTACCAAGCAGCGGATTTATTGCATCGGGTGTTGCTGGACGCGGGCTGGGCTGTGCAGTCGGCCCAGAATGTCACAGACGTCGATGATCCGTTGCTGGAACGCGCAGAGCAGACCGGGGTCGACTGGCGTGAACTCGCCGCGGATCAGTCAGAGCTCTTTGCCACGGATATGGAGGCGCTAAGGATTATCCCGCCCGCCACCTATCTTGGGGTTGAGGAGTCCATCGACAGCATTATTGAGGCGGTGACCGCGCTGGTTCACAGTGGTCGTGCCTACCGGGTTCCCACTGACGATGCCGTCGGCGACGACCTCTATTTGGACCTGGCTCAGGACGGCCAGCTGGGCGCGATCTGCGGTTGGTCCGAAGAGGAGATGATGTCGGTCTTCGCCGAGCGTGGAGGAGACCCGGACCGTTCGGGAAAGCGGCAACGGTTTGATCCGCTTTTATGGCGTGCTGCGCGCGATGGTGAACCGTCCTGGGATGCGCCGGTACTCGGAGCAGGGCGCCCTGGTTGGCATATCGAATGCGTGTGTATTTCCCGCACCGGGCTGGGCATTCCGTTCGACATTCAGCTAGGAGGCCGCGACCTCATCTTCCCGCATCACGACATGTCTCATGCCCACGCTATTGCGCTGGGAGACAGAGATTTCGCCACCACGTACGCGCACGTGGGCATGATCGGGCTCGACGGGCACAAGATGAGTAAATCGCGTGGCAATTTAGTGTTCGTTTCACAGCTGAGGTCTGAGGGTGTTGATCCGGCGGCGATTCGGCTTGCACTGCTTAGTCATCACTATCGCGAAGACTGGGAATGGACCGATGAGACCTTGAACCGTGCGTTATCCCGCACCGCTGCAATCCGGCATGCCCTAGCCCTTACCAACGGCCACTGCGGCCCTCGAGAAGCTCAAGCGATCAAGGACATCCGTGCGGCCCTTCGCCACGACCTGGATTCACCCGCTGCACTGAGGGTTTTGGATACTTGGGCTGCGCAGGTGAGCGAACACTCAGCCTCATTGACTCGGCGTGCTGATGAAACCACCCGTCCCGAACGCGCTGTCGGCGATACCGGATGCGACATGGCCCGAGCCTTGGATGCGCTCATGGGCCTGTCGTTGTGA
- a CDS encoding shikimate dehydrogenase family protein, whose translation MTAFAARVPEHTRNFLVVGSPIEHSLSPVLHRAAYRALGVEDARYDRARIDQGELAAYLAAAPTSLRGLSVTMPLKAEAYALADSHDEVSYTLGIANTLIRRGDGWHCENHDVFGIVAALSPMLFPDNHDTIDSDKARLLQVPPAEFEFSQRCATIIGSGATATSAALACWELGVTHLRVVARNVVAARQLADLCTSWGIQAWTEQLAPWTIGRALDCDVLISTIPREGARVVSEWLAANQPDDIQRQPIAALDCLYNPWPAPIAAALGERGIPVAGGADMLLHQAARQIESMLGILQAPLDAMRCALTQELQRRQA comes from the coding sequence ATGACTGCCTTCGCTGCGCGCGTCCCAGAGCACACCCGAAACTTTTTGGTTGTGGGGTCGCCGATTGAGCATTCGCTGTCTCCAGTGCTACACCGCGCTGCATACCGCGCCCTCGGGGTTGAGGATGCCCGATACGATCGGGCTCGCATCGACCAGGGTGAGCTTGCGGCCTATCTTGCAGCTGCCCCGACGTCGCTGCGGGGGCTCAGTGTGACGATGCCGCTGAAAGCAGAAGCGTATGCTCTCGCAGATTCGCACGATGAGGTCAGCTATACGCTCGGCATCGCCAATACGTTGATTCGCCGCGGCGATGGCTGGCACTGTGAGAACCACGATGTGTTCGGTATTGTTGCCGCGCTATCGCCAATGCTTTTCCCGGACAATCACGACACGATTGACAGCGATAAAGCGCGGCTTCTACAGGTACCTCCTGCTGAATTCGAGTTTTCGCAACGGTGCGCCACCATTATCGGCTCAGGTGCGACGGCAACCTCGGCTGCTTTGGCATGCTGGGAGCTTGGCGTGACACATCTGCGAGTGGTCGCGAGAAACGTGGTGGCTGCTCGCCAGCTTGCTGACTTGTGCACATCATGGGGGATACAGGCATGGACTGAACAGCTTGCACCGTGGACAATCGGACGCGCCCTGGATTGCGACGTCTTGATCTCCACGATCCCGCGCGAAGGTGCTCGAGTAGTGTCCGAGTGGCTGGCAGCAAATCAGCCCGACGATATCCAGCGTCAACCCATCGCGGCTTTGGATTGTCTTTACAATCCGTGGCCCGCACCGATTGCGGCGGCACTCGGGGAGCGGGGGATTCCGGTGGCGGGCGGCGCCGACATGCTTTTGCATCAAGCAGCTCGCCAGATTGAGTCCATGCTGGGAATCCTTCAGGCCCCGCTTGATGCGATGCGATGCGCCTTAACACAAGAACTTCAACGGCGACAAGCCTAG
- a CDS encoding tRNA (cytidine(34)-2'-O)-methyltransferase, translating into MFHIVFFEPRIAGNTGNAIRLSAVTGSQLHLIEPMCFDLEDSKLRRAGLDYHDLATTTVHSSLDEAFRALPDARVFAFTTKAKVTFGDIAYRPGDMLLFGPEPTGLPEEVLDHPRITEQVTIPMIPGRRSLNLANAASIAVYEAWRQHGYAGAR; encoded by the coding sequence ATGTTCCATATCGTGTTTTTCGAGCCGAGGATTGCCGGCAACACCGGCAACGCGATCCGGCTTTCGGCGGTCACGGGATCGCAGCTGCACCTGATTGAGCCCATGTGCTTTGACCTGGAGGATTCAAAGCTGAGACGGGCCGGACTGGACTATCACGATTTAGCCACCACCACGGTTCACTCATCCCTGGATGAGGCTTTTCGTGCGCTTCCTGACGCTCGGGTCTTCGCTTTTACCACGAAGGCGAAGGTGACGTTCGGAGACATTGCCTACCGCCCTGGCGACATGCTGCTGTTCGGTCCCGAACCCACAGGACTGCCTGAAGAGGTGCTCGATCATCCTCGGATTACTGAGCAGGTCACCATCCCGATGATTCCCGGTCGGCGGTCGCTGAACCTCGCTAACGCCGCGTCCATCGCCGTCTATGAGGCATGGCGGCAGCACGGGTATGCCGGAGCGCGATGA
- the mltG gene encoding endolytic transglycosylase MltG, with protein sequence MNDIASNGGDPTRQQPGRSVRRHGRRRADGPARTGPVHSAELSLGHLDPPHQQENQQVPLRPSSRRNARIQPHDDDGTPAHQRSAATNESVDAAYAARVDQVALTPTPAEPADPTPATPDSAPTRTEAGRRDHDDDATLALTPVPQSALSPDSSPGVFPRTTSRLASPTNAANASPVSPASPDPAIRSTASERASAAVASPSSPEPDTLTVFPPVDPQADHRHSLDAETAPREVSAHTISEEPATPDRIDIADDEHSDHHDEHEILQLGSGTEEKHRESGCLRSFLPALLVIIVLLGGGVGLYYGYQALKGSISISDEPTDYPGPGTGEVRFEIKRGESGSDIAKNLVKQEVIASSAPFVTLFTATPEAAKIQPGTYKLKQHMSSREALDALLDPANVAHRVTIPEGLRMTEMFPRLSKATGIPEAEFEAAAKDYKSIGVPDNPANSAEGYLFPSTYDLPDKATAKDILTMMVNRTKDTLTEKKVPQSEWHRVLTLASIAEKEARSPEDYGKVVRVIDNRLAGVGEASGRPMNLQMDSTVAYITGKKVVSTTPAERASKSPYNTYNRPGLPIGPISNPGEQTIDAALNPPAGPWLYWVTVNTDTGETKFASTKAEHDQYVEQWKQWFNSKQRR encoded by the coding sequence ATGAACGACATTGCATCAAACGGTGGGGACCCCACGCGTCAGCAGCCTGGACGCAGTGTTCGTCGCCACGGGCGGCGACGTGCTGATGGTCCAGCACGGACTGGTCCGGTTCACTCTGCCGAGCTTTCACTTGGGCACCTTGATCCTCCTCACCAGCAGGAGAACCAACAGGTCCCATTGCGCCCGTCCTCTAGACGCAATGCGAGAATCCAGCCCCACGATGACGATGGGACGCCCGCACATCAAAGATCTGCTGCCACAAACGAGAGCGTCGATGCCGCATATGCCGCGCGCGTAGACCAGGTTGCACTTACGCCCACCCCGGCAGAACCAGCAGATCCCACACCTGCCACACCTGATTCTGCCCCCACCCGCACAGAAGCGGGTCGTCGCGATCACGATGATGACGCCACCCTGGCCCTGACACCGGTCCCACAGAGCGCACTGTCTCCGGATTCCTCACCGGGCGTGTTCCCAAGAACCACCAGCCGCCTTGCATCGCCGACTAACGCTGCCAACGCCTCGCCAGTATCGCCAGCTTCACCTGATCCCGCGATCAGGTCCACGGCTAGCGAGCGAGCTTCAGCAGCAGTGGCATCTCCCTCAAGTCCAGAGCCGGACACATTAACAGTCTTTCCTCCCGTTGATCCGCAGGCGGATCATCGCCACAGTCTCGATGCGGAAACCGCGCCGAGAGAAGTAAGCGCTCACACGATTTCAGAGGAACCTGCGACCCCTGATCGCATAGATATCGCTGACGATGAGCATTCGGATCATCACGATGAGCATGAGATTCTTCAGCTTGGTTCTGGGACCGAAGAGAAGCATCGGGAGAGCGGGTGCCTGCGCTCATTCCTTCCGGCACTGCTGGTTATCATCGTGTTGTTGGGTGGCGGTGTTGGCCTGTACTACGGGTACCAAGCACTTAAGGGATCGATATCTATCTCCGATGAACCTACCGATTATCCGGGGCCGGGTACCGGTGAGGTTCGCTTTGAAATTAAGCGCGGGGAATCGGGCTCCGATATTGCGAAGAATCTTGTGAAACAGGAAGTCATCGCCTCATCGGCGCCGTTCGTCACGCTGTTTACTGCGACCCCAGAAGCCGCGAAGATCCAGCCGGGCACCTACAAGCTGAAGCAGCATATGAGCAGCCGAGAGGCGTTGGATGCCCTATTGGATCCGGCTAATGTCGCCCACAGGGTCACGATCCCTGAAGGCTTGCGGATGACGGAAATGTTCCCGCGTCTTAGCAAAGCGACAGGCATTCCCGAAGCCGAGTTTGAAGCCGCCGCTAAGGACTATAAGTCGATTGGCGTCCCAGACAACCCGGCAAATAGCGCGGAAGGCTACCTGTTCCCCTCAACATATGACCTTCCCGATAAGGCCACCGCTAAAGACATCCTGACGATGATGGTCAATCGGACGAAAGACACGTTGACGGAGAAGAAGGTTCCGCAGTCTGAATGGCACCGGGTTCTCACATTGGCTTCCATTGCCGAGAAGGAAGCGCGTTCACCTGAGGACTACGGCAAGGTTGTGCGGGTGATTGATAACCGCCTCGCGGGTGTAGGTGAGGCTTCTGGACGACCTATGAATCTTCAGATGGATTCAACGGTCGCGTACATTACCGGGAAAAAGGTGGTCAGCACGACCCCTGCGGAACGCGCCAGTAAGAGTCCTTACAACACCTACAACCGACCGGGGCTTCCAATCGGCCCGATTTCAAATCCGGGTGAGCAAACGATTGATGCTGCGCTCAATCCTCCGGCAGGGCCTTGGCTGTACTGGGTGACGGTCAATACCGACACCGGGGAAACCAAGTTTGCGAGCACGAAAGCTGAGCACGATCAATACGTTGAGCAGTGGAAGCAATGGTTTAATTCAAAGCAGCGGCGGTAG